The proteins below are encoded in one region of Limnochorda pilosa:
- the selB gene encoding selenocysteine-specific translation elongation factor: MQTLCTAGHIDHGKSALVRALTGIDPDRLREEKERGLTIDLGFAWLTLPSGRTVNVIDVPGHEDLIRNMLAGVSAVDAVLLVVAADDGVMPQTREHLAIMGLAGVSSGVVALNKIDVMDDQEWIDLVEADVKEALAGTHLASAEVVPVSARSGKGLERLRATLDETLARVKAREDLAHPRLPIDRVFSISGFGTVVTGTLVDGSIYLGQELMVFPDKGTVRVRGLQVHGNPVDRAEPGTRVAVNLHGGTSTLHRGTVLAEADALEPAYVVHARVRMLGDLSHALRHNEVVECYWGTARTMARARLIEGDELEPGKEGWVEFRFAQPVSMLRNDRFIIRHPSLGVTLGGGRVADPRAARHSGRRKRVLASVERLNDGGPRSVVKAVLSDLEPCPAATVIRESALPRKVADLALQQLLDSGEVLSLATIGGKQQEPQPAALLVSPTGWARITERLRDALHAYHLEKPLRRGMPREQLRHRMRMDPPTFNAVLGAAAREGLAVSLGPVVSLTEHDVRFTPEQEQRIDGLKRRLRETRNAPPSRAEMEAAVGPDVFEALVEQRFLIKVADDLYYPSDVYDRIVNELVQFIRENGRISVAQVRDLFGISRKYVIPLLQHCDDLHLTRRIGDDRVLFGCAPEPGERAPGREGMHQEVITP; encoded by the coding sequence ATGCAGACTCTGTGCACGGCGGGACACATCGATCATGGAAAGTCCGCCCTCGTGAGGGCGTTGACCGGGATCGATCCCGATCGCCTTCGAGAAGAGAAGGAACGGGGCCTGACCATCGATCTCGGATTCGCCTGGCTTACGCTGCCAAGCGGGCGGACGGTGAACGTGATCGACGTCCCTGGACATGAGGATCTCATCAGAAACATGCTGGCCGGGGTCAGTGCGGTTGACGCGGTGCTTCTCGTCGTGGCCGCGGACGACGGCGTCATGCCCCAAACGCGGGAGCACCTGGCCATCATGGGCCTGGCGGGTGTCTCAAGCGGCGTCGTGGCCCTGAACAAGATCGACGTGATGGACGATCAGGAGTGGATCGACCTTGTGGAGGCGGACGTGAAGGAGGCTTTAGCCGGTACGCACTTGGCGTCCGCCGAGGTGGTACCGGTGTCGGCCCGCTCGGGCAAGGGTCTGGAGCGCCTTCGCGCGACCCTTGACGAGACGCTCGCCAGGGTGAAGGCGCGCGAGGACCTGGCACACCCGCGGCTTCCCATCGATCGAGTCTTCAGTATCTCCGGGTTCGGGACGGTGGTGACGGGTACCCTAGTCGATGGGAGCATTTATCTGGGCCAGGAGCTGATGGTCTTCCCCGACAAGGGTACGGTCCGAGTAAGAGGGCTCCAGGTTCACGGGAATCCGGTCGATCGCGCGGAGCCGGGCACACGCGTTGCAGTGAACCTGCACGGAGGTACGAGCACCTTGCACCGCGGCACGGTCCTGGCCGAAGCCGACGCGCTCGAACCCGCGTACGTGGTGCACGCCCGGGTTCGAATGCTCGGTGACCTGTCCCATGCTCTGCGTCACAATGAGGTGGTCGAGTGCTACTGGGGAACGGCGCGCACCATGGCCCGTGCCAGGCTTATTGAGGGGGATGAGCTGGAGCCGGGGAAGGAGGGGTGGGTTGAGTTCCGCTTCGCTCAACCGGTGAGCATGCTCCGGAACGACCGGTTCATCATTCGCCACCCTTCCTTAGGTGTGACCCTGGGCGGGGGGCGAGTGGCCGATCCGCGAGCTGCTCGACACTCGGGCCGGCGCAAGCGAGTTCTCGCTTCAGTTGAGCGGCTGAACGACGGGGGGCCACGTTCCGTCGTGAAGGCGGTTTTGTCAGACCTCGAACCCTGCCCGGCCGCTACCGTCATCCGAGAGAGCGCGCTTCCTCGTAAGGTAGCCGACCTTGCGTTGCAGCAGCTTCTCGACTCGGGAGAGGTGCTTTCTCTCGCGACGATCGGGGGGAAACAGCAGGAGCCGCAACCCGCGGCGTTGCTCGTGAGCCCGACAGGTTGGGCCCGCATTACGGAGCGGCTGCGCGATGCTCTACACGCATACCATCTCGAAAAGCCGTTGCGGCGGGGCATGCCGCGAGAGCAGTTGCGCCACCGTATGCGGATGGACCCTCCGACGTTCAACGCCGTGCTCGGCGCGGCGGCGCGCGAGGGTCTGGCGGTGTCGCTCGGGCCGGTAGTCTCCCTGACCGAGCACGATGTGCGCTTCACGCCAGAGCAGGAGCAACGCATTGATGGGTTGAAGCGCAGGCTCCGAGAAACCCGCAATGCACCGCCCTCGCGCGCCGAGATGGAGGCCGCGGTCGGCCCGGACGTTTTCGAGGCCTTGGTCGAGCAAAGGTTCCTGATCAAGGTGGCCGACGATCTGTACTATCCGAGCGACGTCTACGATCGGATTGTGAACGAGCTCGTTCAGTTCATCCGCGAGAACGGACGCATATCCGTGGCGCAAGTGCGCGACCTCTTCGGGATCAGCCGAAAGTACGTCATCCCGCTCCTGCAGCACTGCGACGACCTACACCTGACGCGGCGGATCGGCGATGACCGCGTGCTCTTCGGATGTGCGCCGGAGCCTGGTGAGCGTGCTCCTGGAAGAGAAGGCATGCATCAGGAGGTGATCACGCCCTGA
- a CDS encoding UGSC family (seleno)protein encodes MRHTLAWRMVIVWVALAVTTVPVAFAAGGADVQTWQLVSPEGVVVVEPVEANPHPTTLEGRTIALFWNGKHNGDLFLTRVGELLMEQVEGVEIIRIWENHPETAGISGSVDKSKAKAAIVAGYKPDLVIASQCDUGSCTSWLVHDQVEIEKLGIPTVTISTTEFDGLALNSARSFGVTDMARVVVPHPMGMIKPDEIRAKADAAFAEILNVATGWQPSAAQVAAAAPPYPAPVIRFTGTDEDVNELFFRNGWSVGLPIIPPTPERVQAMLKGTSHRPDEVIGMMTPRMGAVTVELVAVHAVMAGCKPDQMPVLLAAVEALVDPSYRGPTTTTNPTAPLVVVNGPIVDEVGIAYGQGAAGPSQQANVCLGHAINLIGDVIGGSRPPEPDKTTLGWPGNTVAMVIAENEQANPWGPLHVERGFNPGDSIVTVMTGAEIPANINDHNSITGEDLLRVIAHSMDRAGQNTRCFSDSDVLVILSPEHAATIFSDGWKSKDEMRRFLWENSKVPFEAMPGAGAICKPPRWFGSPGPGDMIPIVSSPERIQLIVSGGAGKHSVYVSSFGAQTPRLISVSADKWR; translated from the coding sequence GTGCGACACACACTTGCATGGCGGATGGTCATCGTGTGGGTGGCGCTGGCTGTGACTACGGTGCCGGTCGCTTTCGCGGCGGGCGGCGCGGACGTGCAGACGTGGCAACTCGTCAGTCCTGAAGGTGTCGTCGTGGTGGAACCGGTCGAGGCAAATCCGCATCCGACCACCTTGGAAGGCAGGACGATCGCCCTGTTCTGGAACGGGAAGCACAATGGCGACCTGTTCCTCACCCGAGTAGGCGAGCTTCTGATGGAGCAGGTGGAAGGCGTCGAGATCATCAGGATCTGGGAGAATCACCCAGAGACGGCGGGCATCTCGGGATCTGTGGACAAGAGTAAGGCGAAGGCGGCGATCGTGGCCGGCTACAAGCCCGACCTCGTCATCGCCTCACAGTGCGATTGAGGGTCCTGCACGTCGTGGCTTGTCCACGACCAGGTCGAAATCGAGAAGCTGGGCATCCCGACCGTTACCATCAGCACGACAGAGTTCGACGGGCTGGCGCTTAATTCCGCCCGCAGTTTCGGCGTAACCGACATGGCACGCGTCGTTGTGCCGCACCCCATGGGAATGATCAAGCCGGACGAGATCAGGGCCAAGGCGGATGCCGCATTCGCAGAGATCCTGAATGTGGCCACCGGGTGGCAGCCGAGCGCGGCGCAAGTGGCCGCCGCGGCACCGCCCTATCCGGCGCCCGTGATCAGGTTCACCGGCACCGATGAAGACGTCAACGAGCTCTTCTTCCGCAATGGCTGGTCTGTGGGCCTGCCCATCATCCCGCCGACGCCCGAGCGGGTGCAGGCCATGCTGAAGGGCACCAGTCACCGCCCCGACGAGGTCATCGGCATGATGACGCCCCGTATGGGTGCCGTCACGGTGGAACTGGTGGCAGTACACGCGGTGATGGCGGGCTGCAAGCCGGACCAGATGCCCGTGCTGCTCGCCGCCGTCGAGGCGCTGGTCGACCCAAGCTATCGAGGGCCTACCACAACGACCAACCCGACCGCGCCGCTGGTCGTCGTCAACGGTCCGATTGTGGACGAGGTAGGCATTGCGTATGGGCAGGGGGCGGCTGGGCCATCCCAGCAGGCCAACGTCTGCCTCGGCCATGCGATCAACCTCATCGGCGACGTCATCGGCGGTTCAAGGCCGCCTGAGCCCGACAAGACGACCCTGGGCTGGCCTGGCAATACGGTGGCCATGGTGATCGCCGAGAACGAACAGGCTAATCCCTGGGGCCCTCTGCACGTGGAGCGGGGCTTCAACCCGGGCGATAGCATCGTCACTGTGATGACCGGGGCTGAGATTCCGGCCAACATCAATGACCACAACAGTATCACCGGAGAGGACTTGCTGCGAGTCATTGCGCACAGTATGGACCGGGCTGGGCAAAACACCCGCTGCTTCTCCGACTCCGATGTACTCGTGATTCTGAGCCCCGAGCACGCAGCGACCATCTTCAGCGACGGCTGGAAGAGCAAGGACGAGATGCGGCGGTTCTTGTGGGAGAACTCGAAGGTGCCCTTCGAAGCCATGCCAGGGGCAGGGGCCATTTGCAAACCCCCGCGCTGGTTTGGCAGCCCCGGGCCAGGTGACATGATCCCCATCGTCTCAAGTCCGGAGCGCATCCAGCTCATCGTGAGCGGCGGTGCCGGCAAGCACAGTGTCTACGTCTCCTCCTTCGGCGCCCAGACGCCGCGGCTGATCAGCGTGTCGGCGGACAAGTGGCGGTAA